In Halorussus limi, a genomic segment contains:
- a CDS encoding DUF5827 family protein, which produces MPRPKSEFEQLHPCDFYTAEELLDADQMYTVYEIARLLQGLDPDAEIDAETEDILLDWAIPWVMNNADDLVIAEPEDDDEPGYYGLKSDDR; this is translated from the coding sequence ATGCCACGACCGAAGTCGGAGTTCGAACAACTCCACCCCTGCGACTTCTACACCGCCGAGGAACTGCTCGACGCCGACCAGATGTACACAGTCTACGAAATCGCGCGCCTCCTTCAGGGACTCGACCCCGACGCGGAAATCGACGCCGAGACCGAGGACATCTTGCTCGACTGGGCCATCCCGTGGGTGATGAACAACGCCGACGACCTCGTCATCGCGGAACCCGAGGACGACGACGAACCGGGCTACTACGGCCTGAAGTCCGACGACAGATGA
- a CDS encoding DUF7522 family protein: MRDVNVERRREAARALVEAFSTFGDDALRDVWLFDQRGHERLYLRDDVAEKIADLDVTRFVDNERYGYVTRDTYSDLYYADFAYTVRGFDGFEQFRTFLSDGDRKVGVFASFDRREGGYDFGALSDSLAEVVADYPVDAFGPE, translated from the coding sequence ATGCGAGATGTGAACGTGGAACGCCGACGGGAAGCGGCGCGGGCGCTCGTCGAGGCGTTCTCGACGTTCGGTGACGACGCCCTCCGGGACGTATGGCTGTTCGACCAGCGGGGACACGAGCGACTCTACCTCCGCGACGACGTGGCGGAGAAGATAGCCGACCTCGACGTGACCCGGTTCGTGGACAACGAGCGCTACGGGTACGTCACCCGCGACACCTACAGCGACCTCTACTACGCCGATTTCGCGTACACTGTCCGGGGGTTCGACGGCTTCGAGCAGTTCCGGACCTTCCTGAGCGACGGCGACCGGAAGGTCGGCGTCTTCGCGAGTTTCGACCGGCGGGAGGGCGGCTACGACTTCGGCGCACTCTCCGACTCGCTCGCCGAGGTGGTCGCCGACTACCCCGTCGACGCCTTCGGACCCGAGTGA
- a CDS encoding ATPase, with amino-acid sequence MRILVAGGERVDAGKTTFTTGLLSRLGGVGFKPRAGNDYWFDHDDYRRAVDAGRLYGKDAKRLAEASSAACGTEFDPEDLNPIHRLWRPSPGPDAGLVGQAHREFVLDRVGQSFVANARADVPESARRNLPVAEAPEVESVDQLDDVTRRLHLPMLEGFAERVRELQRETGGSAVVESYGDVALPIRGLSFDAVAVVEPGRMAAYDGDRFLKACEVAGGSAREGRLEVHTGDATELADPKATAGLPALAGDDRRDPAAVARAYDEAFGELLAVADS; translated from the coding sequence ATGAGGATTCTCGTCGCGGGCGGCGAGCGCGTTGACGCCGGGAAGACGACGTTCACGACCGGCCTGCTCTCTCGCCTCGGCGGGGTCGGGTTCAAGCCCCGCGCGGGCAACGACTACTGGTTCGACCACGACGACTACCGCCGGGCGGTCGACGCGGGTCGCCTCTACGGCAAGGACGCCAAGCGACTCGCCGAGGCGAGTTCGGCCGCGTGCGGCACCGAGTTCGACCCCGAGGACCTGAACCCGATTCACCGCCTCTGGCGACCCTCGCCCGGCCCCGACGCCGGACTCGTCGGGCAGGCGCACCGGGAGTTCGTGCTGGACCGGGTCGGCCAGTCGTTCGTCGCGAACGCCCGGGCCGACGTGCCCGAGTCGGCCCGCCGGAACCTCCCCGTCGCCGAGGCACCCGAAGTCGAGTCGGTCGACCAGTTGGACGACGTCACCCGACGGCTCCACCTCCCGATGCTGGAGGGGTTCGCCGAGCGCGTCCGCGAACTCCAGCGCGAGACGGGCGGGTCCGCCGTCGTGGAGTCGTACGGCGACGTGGCGCTCCCGATTCGGGGCCTCTCGTTCGACGCGGTGGCCGTGGTCGAACCCGGCCGAATGGCCGCCTACGACGGCGACCGCTTCCTGAAGGCCTGCGAAGTCGCCGGCGGGAGCGCCCGCGAGGGCCGATTGGAAGTCCACACCGGCGATGCCACCGAACTCGCCGACCCGAAGGCGACCGCCGGACTTCCGGCGCTCGCGGGCGACGACCGGCGCGACCCCGCCGCCGTCGCGCGGGCCTACGACGAGGCGTTCGGCGAACTGCTCGCCGTCGCCGACTCCTGA
- a CDS encoding Rieske (2Fe-2S) protein gives MTGRTRLTTTETVRDERSWLFTVRDQYDELDEVILVPCEEREVGEATADSADRQAADSADSGVEAWVNRCTHEAQRLDRGFGAAMRDGQIICPKHGSMFDACSGYCDNGDAADTTLPAVEIAVEDGAVYLTDDGYEFVHEGSIEDGGAEGGENGAGDADESQDDDDDMPSSTSHIGF, from the coding sequence GTGACCGGAAGAACGCGACTGACGACGACCGAAACGGTCCGCGACGAGCGGTCGTGGCTATTCACGGTCCGCGACCAGTACGACGAACTGGACGAGGTGATTCTGGTTCCCTGCGAGGAGCGAGAGGTCGGCGAAGCGACCGCCGACTCCGCGGACCGGCAGGCCGCCGACTCTGCCGACTCCGGCGTCGAAGCGTGGGTCAACCGATGCACGCACGAGGCCCAGCGACTCGACCGGGGGTTCGGCGCGGCGATGCGTGACGGCCAGATAATCTGCCCGAAGCACGGGTCGATGTTCGACGCCTGCTCGGGGTACTGCGACAACGGCGACGCCGCGGACACGACGCTCCCCGCGGTCGAAATCGCGGTCGAGGACGGCGCGGTCTACCTGACCGACGACGGCTACGAGTTCGTCCACGAGGGGAGCATCGAAGACGGCGGCGCGGAAGGAGGTGAAAATGGAGCGGGAGACGCGGACGAATCGCAGGACGACGATGACGACATGCCGAGTTCGACCTCCCACATCGGATTCTAA
- a CDS encoding alpha/beta fold hydrolase, whose amino-acid sequence MVDYEEWTAELDSHEVTVDGHDLEMAYYDAGGDGDSTASDNPVVLLHGIPTSSFLWRDVATALADDRRVVVPDMVGYGQSSMRDEFDRSIRAQEAAVADLLDGLGADTVSFVGHDLGGGVALRYAVHRPDAVDRLALSNAVAYDSWPVEPIVDIGLPSTAKENTVEEVQQTLDDMFRESLTAEDPEEEFVEGMKAPWNSEEGLVSLVRSAAATNTNHTTEIDPNEVTAEALLLWGADDQFQPIETAERLADDIESAEVVGLDDANHWVVQDRPDRYLEELRSFLVEDTA is encoded by the coding sequence ATGGTCGATTACGAGGAGTGGACCGCCGAACTCGACTCGCACGAGGTGACTGTAGACGGACACGACCTCGAAATGGCGTACTACGACGCGGGCGGCGACGGCGATTCGACGGCGTCGGACAACCCGGTGGTGCTCCTGCACGGCATCCCCACTTCGTCGTTCCTCTGGCGGGACGTTGCGACCGCGCTGGCCGACGACCGCCGCGTCGTCGTCCCCGACATGGTGGGGTACGGCCAGTCCTCGATGCGCGACGAGTTCGACCGGTCGATACGCGCTCAGGAGGCGGCGGTCGCCGACCTCCTCGACGGTCTGGGCGCGGACACCGTCTCGTTCGTCGGCCACGACTTGGGCGGCGGCGTCGCACTCCGGTATGCGGTCCACCGGCCCGACGCCGTGGACCGACTCGCGCTGTCGAACGCGGTCGCCTACGACTCGTGGCCCGTCGAACCCATCGTGGACATCGGCCTCCCGTCCACCGCGAAAGAGAACACCGTCGAGGAAGTTCAGCAGACGCTCGACGACATGTTCCGGGAGAGTCTGACGGCCGAAGACCCCGAGGAGGAGTTCGTCGAGGGGATGAAGGCACCCTGGAACTCCGAGGAGGGACTGGTCTCGCTCGTCCGGAGTGCGGCCGCGACGAACACCAACCACACCACCGAAATCGACCCGAACGAGGTCACGGCCGAGGCGCTCCTGCTGTGGGGCGCAGACGACCAGTTCCAGCCTATCGAGACCGCGGAACGCCTCGCCGACGATATCGAATCGGCCGAAGTCGTCGGACTCGACGACGCGAACCACTGGGTCGTACAGGACCGACCCGACCGCTATCTGGAGGAACTTAGGTCGTTCCTCGTCGAGGACACTGCCTGA
- the thyX gene encoding FAD-dependent thymidylate synthase, which yields MEVQLLEATDDPEEVICSAARNDYMSDWLGDQSFEETMESIEGEGIEEKKETLIGHLLKQGHFGPFEHPQATFAVKGISRSCMAQITRHRHVSFDVQSMRYVAFDEVDPENVAEGEMVVTPPSANDPDWVGRNQKGGAVDDETVEKREAVFRQSVKRSVEDYQELLDLGMPPEDARFVLPIGTEVNMVMSMNARMLMHVADMRAAADAQWEIREMTEQVLDLAKEWCPITFEHYEEHMKNRKNRLAP from the coding sequence ATGGAGGTCCAACTGCTGGAAGCCACCGACGACCCGGAGGAGGTCATCTGTTCGGCGGCGCGCAACGATTACATGAGCGATTGGCTCGGGGACCAGTCGTTCGAGGAGACGATGGAGTCCATCGAGGGCGAAGGTATCGAGGAGAAGAAGGAGACGCTCATCGGCCACCTGCTGAAGCAGGGTCACTTCGGTCCCTTCGAGCATCCGCAGGCCACCTTCGCCGTGAAAGGAATCAGTCGGTCGTGCATGGCGCAGATAACTCGCCACAGGCACGTCAGTTTCGACGTGCAGTCGATGCGGTACGTCGCGTTCGACGAGGTCGACCCCGAGAACGTCGCCGAGGGCGAGATGGTGGTTACGCCGCCGTCCGCCAACGACCCCGACTGGGTCGGTCGGAACCAGAAGGGCGGGGCGGTAGACGACGAGACGGTCGAGAAGCGCGAGGCCGTCTTCCGGCAGTCTGTCAAGCGTTCGGTCGAGGACTATCAGGAACTGCTCGACCTCGGGATGCCGCCGGAGGACGCCCGGTTCGTCCTGCCTATCGGAACCGAGGTCAACATGGTGATGTCGATGAACGCCCGCATGCTCATGCACGTCGCCGACATGCGCGCCGCGGCCGACGCTCAGTGGGAAATCAGGGAGATGACCGAGCAGGTTCTCGACTTGGCGAAGGAGTGGTGTCCCATCACCTTCGAACACTACGAGGAGCACATGAAGAACCGGAAGAATCGGCTCGCGCCCTGA
- the sod gene encoding superoxide dismutase has product MSERSNPELPPLPYDYDALEPHISEQVLTWHHDTHHQGYVNGLDSAEETLAENRESGDFGGTAGALGDVTHNGSGHYLHTLFWENMDPNGGGEPEGELLDRIEEDFGSYEGWKGEFEAAASAAGGWALLVYDPVAKQLRNLAVDKHDQGALWGAHPILALDVWEHSYYYDYGPDRGDFVENFFEVVDWDHVAEQYQKTVGNHE; this is encoded by the coding sequence ATGTCCGAGCGATCCAACCCCGAACTACCACCGCTTCCGTACGACTACGACGCGCTCGAGCCGCACATCAGCGAACAGGTGCTCACGTGGCACCACGACACCCACCATCAGGGCTACGTCAACGGGCTCGACAGCGCCGAGGAGACGCTGGCCGAGAACCGCGAGAGCGGGGACTTCGGCGGCACCGCGGGCGCGCTCGGCGACGTGACCCACAACGGCTCGGGTCACTACCTGCACACGCTGTTCTGGGAGAACATGGACCCGAACGGCGGCGGCGAACCCGAGGGCGAACTCCTCGACCGCATCGAGGAGGACTTCGGCTCCTACGAGGGCTGGAAGGGCGAGTTCGAGGCCGCAGCGAGCGCCGCCGGTGGCTGGGCGCTGCTGGTCTACGACCCGGTCGCCAAGCAGCTCCGTAACCTCGCCGTCGACAAGCACGACCAGGGCGCGCTCTGGGGCGCACACCCCATCCTCGCGCTCGACGTCTGGGAACACTCCTACTACTACGACTACGGTCCGGACCGCGGCGACTTCGTGGAGAACTTCTTCGAGGTCGTCGACTGGGACCACGTCGCGGAGCAGTACCAGAAGACCGTCGGCAACCACGAGTAA
- a CDS encoding superoxide dismutase, translating into MATYELPELPYDYDALEPAIDQRIMELHHDKHHQGYVDGANAALDKLEEMRGSGDFGDVRSVKRSLAFNLSGHVNHTVFWQNMHPDGGGEPGGELSDAFDEHFGGYDQFKQDFSQAAKGVEGSGWGMLVYDHIADKPIVAAAENHQNQHPQGATPLLVCDVWEHAYYLQYENNRGEYVDNFWDVVNWDDVEQRYQQAQQADAIPKQTGSH; encoded by the coding sequence ATGGCTACTTACGAACTACCGGAACTTCCGTACGACTACGACGCGCTCGAACCGGCCATCGACCAGCGCATCATGGAACTTCACCACGACAAGCACCATCAGGGCTACGTGGACGGCGCGAACGCCGCCCTCGACAAACTGGAGGAGATGCGCGGGAGCGGTGACTTCGGCGACGTGCGTTCGGTCAAGCGAAGCCTCGCGTTCAACCTCTCGGGTCACGTCAACCACACCGTCTTCTGGCAGAACATGCACCCCGACGGCGGCGGCGAACCCGGCGGCGAGTTGTCCGACGCGTTCGACGAACACTTCGGGGGGTACGACCAGTTCAAGCAGGACTTCTCGCAGGCCGCGAAGGGCGTCGAAGGCTCCGGATGGGGCATGCTGGTCTACGACCACATCGCCGACAAGCCCATCGTCGCGGCGGCCGAGAACCACCAGAACCAGCATCCGCAGGGCGCGACGCCCCTGCTGGTCTGTGACGTGTGGGAACACGCGTACTACCTCCAGTACGAGAACAACCGCGGGGAGTACGTGGACAACTTCTGGGACGTGGTGAACTGGGACGACGTGGAACAGCGCTACCAGCAGGCCCAGCAGGCCGACGCGATTCCGAAGCAGACCGGGTCGCACTGA
- a CDS encoding PstS family phosphate ABC transporter substrate-binding protein, translating to MADQSTRRKFMTVAGASGAAALAGCVGGSGGSGTTEGGKNDSSDSGSKQSGQSSGPDKLKAGGSSTVYPITSTAGSVWSSNPPASDEEYWGPSNYGIDTEKRLADYWAGLYGFEATGNAAPPFDVSVGLSHSGTGLEKLKNGLIDIGDSSAPVSAELPDASESELKKFKDHVVGVDAQPIVVSNEIYEAGVTKLTAEQVRKIYTGKITKWSEIPSYEGEEKEIQAVGRSEGSGTDTAFRVNLLGGPNASMSGVDVRKGQNQQVKTLVSKSDNAIAYMALAFVGSDVPSIKLSFDGKVYEPGKNLADENYPLSRDLHCYTYEGTSKKEAAYLRMIISEFGQENYVKTQGYATLTDDRRKKQLDALPDPEN from the coding sequence ATGGCAGACCAATCGACTCGTCGTAAGTTCATGACCGTGGCAGGAGCATCCGGAGCGGCGGCGCTCGCAGGCTGCGTCGGCGGCTCGGGCGGCTCCGGAACGACCGAGGGCGGGAAGAACGACAGTTCCGACTCCGGGTCGAAACAGAGCGGTCAGTCGTCCGGGCCGGACAAACTGAAGGCCGGCGGCTCCTCGACCGTCTACCCGATTACGAGCACCGCGGGGTCGGTCTGGTCGTCGAATCCGCCCGCCAGCGACGAGGAGTACTGGGGGCCGAGCAACTACGGCATCGACACCGAGAAGCGCCTCGCCGACTACTGGGCGGGCCTCTACGGGTTCGAGGCGACCGGGAACGCCGCGCCGCCGTTCGACGTGTCGGTCGGCCTGAGCCACTCCGGGACCGGACTGGAGAAACTCAAGAACGGTCTCATCGACATCGGCGACTCCAGTGCCCCGGTCTCGGCCGAACTCCCCGACGCCAGCGAGTCGGAACTGAAGAAGTTCAAGGACCACGTCGTGGGCGTGGACGCCCAACCCATCGTCGTCAGCAACGAGATATACGAGGCTGGTGTGACGAAGCTGACCGCCGAGCAGGTCCGGAAGATATACACCGGTAAGATCACGAAGTGGTCGGAGATTCCGTCCTACGAGGGCGAGGAAAAGGAGATTCAGGCTGTCGGCCGCTCGGAGGGGTCGGGGACCGACACCGCGTTCCGGGTGAATCTCCTCGGCGGTCCAAACGCCTCGATGTCGGGCGTGGACGTGCGCAAGGGCCAGAACCAGCAAGTCAAGACGCTGGTCAGCAAGTCCGACAACGCCATCGCGTACATGGCGCTGGCGTTCGTCGGTTCCGACGTTCCCTCCATCAAACTCTCGTTCGACGGCAAGGTGTACGAACCCGGCAAGAACCTCGCCGACGAGAACTACCCGCTGTCGCGTGACCTCCACTGCTACACCTACGAGGGCACCTCGAAGAAGGAGGCGGCGTACCTCCGCATGATAATCAGCGAGTTCGGACAGGAGAACTACGTGAAGACGCAGGGGTACGCCACCCTCACCGACGACCGACGCAAGAAGCAACTCGACGCGCTTCCGGACCCCGAGAACTGA
- a CDS encoding SDR family oxidoreductase, which yields MADDPLDGRTALVTGASSGIGEATAHALARDGARVALAARRPKALDDVAQTIESEWDAETLVVQTNVRDEDSVEGMVETTVDAFGGLDVLVNNAGLARGESVEDMGTEEYETMMETNVDGVFYATRAAIPHLKETEGNLVFVGSFAGQYPRPFNPVYAASKWWVRGFAHSVEANVGEEGVAVTVVNPSEVRTEFGSAYGESFAERFGEGEVTEPEEVAEAIAFAAEQENSTVSELDIYRRDKFSGF from the coding sequence ATGGCAGACGACCCGCTCGACGGCAGGACGGCACTGGTTACGGGCGCGAGTTCGGGTATCGGCGAGGCGACGGCCCACGCGCTGGCACGCGACGGCGCTCGGGTCGCGCTGGCGGCCCGCCGCCCGAAGGCGCTGGACGACGTCGCCCAGACGATAGAGTCCGAGTGGGACGCCGAGACGCTCGTCGTCCAGACCAACGTCCGCGACGAGGACTCGGTCGAGGGGATGGTCGAGACGACCGTCGACGCGTTCGGCGGTCTCGACGTACTGGTCAACAACGCCGGACTGGCCCGCGGCGAGTCGGTCGAGGACATGGGGACCGAGGAATACGAGACGATGATGGAGACCAACGTGGACGGGGTGTTCTACGCGACGCGGGCCGCGATTCCGCACCTCAAGGAGACCGAGGGCAATCTCGTCTTCGTCGGGAGTTTCGCCGGACAGTACCCCCGGCCGTTCAACCCCGTCTACGCCGCGTCGAAGTGGTGGGTCCGCGGGTTCGCCCACAGCGTCGAGGCCAACGTCGGAGAGGAGGGCGTGGCCGTCACCGTGGTCAATCCCTCGGAGGTCCGGACCGAGTTCGGGTCGGCCTACGGCGAGTCGTTCGCCGAGCGGTTCGGCGAGGGCGAAGTGACCGAACCCGAGGAGGTCGCGGAGGCCATCGCGTTCGCGGCCGAACAGGAGAACTCGACCGTCAGCGAACTCGACATCTACCGGCGCGACAAGTTCAGCGGATTCTGA
- a CDS encoding metal-dependent hydrolase family protein — protein MLALRGGTVVDADGTREADVAVEGGRIVSVGDAPDDPDEEIDATGRFVAPGLVDAHVHLMMDGRADPGEISGDSESTLAYRAAANLRDALDAGVTTVRDLGASGSLALDARDAVEAGVLDGPRVVACGENVVMTGGHGHWFGREADGVPEVKKAVREQLKRGADVVKCMATGGVLTEGALTGMPELDEAELETVVETAGAKQVPTAAHAHGTEGIKNAVRAGISSVEHGTFMDREAAELMADRGTYWVPTAKALYGIVEAGTEAGIPEFAVEKAEEAKEAWADAFEYALDAGVPIAMGTDAGTPFNYLADAPEELELMVEHGLSERQALEAATVNAADLLGLDDVGTVAEGARADLVVLDENPLDDVTAWQSPTRVVSRGTTVR, from the coding sequence ATGCTCGCACTTCGAGGAGGGACCGTCGTGGACGCCGACGGGACCAGAGAGGCGGACGTGGCGGTCGAAGGCGGACGAATCGTATCGGTCGGCGACGCGCCCGACGACCCCGACGAGGAGATAGACGCGACCGGGCGATTCGTCGCGCCGGGACTCGTGGACGCCCACGTCCACCTGATGATGGACGGGCGAGCGGACCCGGGCGAAATCAGCGGCGACAGCGAATCGACGTTAGCCTACCGGGCGGCGGCCAATCTCCGGGACGCGCTCGACGCGGGCGTCACGACCGTTCGCGACCTCGGCGCGTCGGGGTCGCTCGCGCTCGACGCCCGCGACGCGGTCGAGGCGGGCGTCCTCGACGGACCGCGCGTCGTCGCGTGCGGCGAGAACGTCGTGATGACCGGCGGGCACGGCCACTGGTTCGGCCGCGAGGCCGACGGCGTGCCCGAGGTCAAGAAGGCGGTCCGCGAGCAACTCAAGCGCGGCGCGGACGTGGTCAAGTGCATGGCGACCGGCGGCGTCCTGACCGAGGGCGCGCTCACAGGCATGCCGGAACTCGACGAGGCGGAACTCGAAACCGTCGTGGAGACCGCCGGGGCCAAGCAGGTGCCGACCGCGGCCCACGCCCACGGGACCGAAGGCATCAAGAACGCGGTCCGGGCCGGCATCTCCAGCGTCGAACACGGGACGTTCATGGACCGGGAGGCGGCCGAACTGATGGCCGACCGTGGGACCTACTGGGTGCCGACCGCGAAGGCGCTCTACGGCATCGTCGAGGCGGGAACCGAGGCCGGGATTCCGGAGTTTGCGGTCGAGAAGGCCGAGGAGGCCAAGGAGGCGTGGGCCGACGCCTTCGAGTACGCGCTCGACGCCGGGGTGCCGATAGCGATGGGGACCGACGCCGGAACGCCGTTCAACTACCTCGCGGACGCCCCCGAGGAGTTGGAGTTGATGGTCGAACACGGTCTCTCGGAGCGACAGGCCTTGGAGGCCGCGACGGTCAACGCCGCCGACCTGCTCGGTCTCGACGACGTGGGAACGGTCGCGGAGGGCGCTCGCGCCGACCTCGTGGTGTTGGACGAGAATCCGCTGGACGACGTGACCGCGTGGCAATCGCCAACGCGAGTCGTGAGTCGTGGAACCACAGTCCGGTGA
- a CDS encoding Lrp/AsnC family transcriptional regulator, with the protein MDERDVTILKAIADLGTGSPEKLGEETDIPVSTIHYRLNNLREEGVIENDLYDIDLEKAGLGVTVVVEVFADYSDSYEEFGEKLLAVEGVTQAYFAMGETDFILVARLPDSDAVERLISDFEAIDGVERTNSTFVISSLRDTDNPLESYSLETLVEELADE; encoded by the coding sequence ATGGACGAGCGCGACGTAACCATCCTGAAGGCCATCGCCGACCTCGGGACCGGCAGCCCCGAAAAACTGGGCGAAGAGACCGACATTCCGGTCTCGACCATCCACTACCGACTGAACAACCTGCGCGAGGAGGGCGTCATCGAGAACGACCTCTACGACATCGACCTCGAAAAGGCGGGTCTGGGCGTCACCGTCGTCGTGGAGGTGTTCGCCGATTACAGCGACTCCTACGAGGAGTTCGGCGAGAAACTGCTCGCCGTCGAGGGCGTCACGCAGGCGTACTTCGCCATGGGCGAGACCGACTTCATCCTCGTCGCGCGCCTCCCCGACAGCGACGCGGTCGAGCGCCTCATCAGCGACTTCGAGGCCATCGACGGCGTCGAGCGCACGAACTCGACGTTCGTCATCTCGTCGCTCCGCGACACGGACAATCCACTAGAGAGTTACAGTTTAGAGACGCTGGTCGAAGAACTGGCCGACGAGTAG
- a CDS encoding MBL fold metallo-hydrolase produces MITNLARGVQAFTSNAFLVEGDRTVLVDTGSNFDAVARIRERDADLDAVVLTHTHHDHVGNLETVTDAFGVETWGFDTDHSAVDNAIADEETVRLGDHDYTALHTPGHKNDHLCFHSPAASVLFAGDLIFQNGSFGRTDLEEGDRDLLVESIDRVRDRIDETLSAMHVGHGPSVTTNPYQDVELAASAARMG; encoded by the coding sequence ATGATTACGAATCTCGCGCGCGGCGTGCAGGCGTTCACGAGCAACGCCTTCCTCGTGGAGGGCGACCGGACCGTACTCGTCGATACCGGGTCGAACTTCGACGCGGTGGCGCGAATCCGCGAGCGAGACGCGGACCTCGACGCCGTAGTCCTCACGCACACCCACCACGACCACGTCGGAAACCTCGAAACCGTCACCGATGCCTTCGGCGTCGAAACGTGGGGGTTCGACACCGACCACTCCGCCGTGGACAACGCCATCGCCGACGAGGAGACGGTCCGACTCGGCGACCACGATTACACGGCGCTCCACACGCCGGGGCACAAGAACGACCACCTCTGTTTCCACTCGCCGGCCGCCAGCGTCCTGTTCGCGGGCGACCTCATCTTCCAGAACGGGAGCTTCGGCCGCACCGACTTGGAGGAGGGCGACCGGGACCTACTCGTCGAGAGCATCGACCGGGTGCGAGACCGCATCGACGAGACGCTCTCGGCGATGCACGTCGGCCACGGTCCGAGCGTGACGACCAACCCGTATCAGGACGTGGAACTGGCCGCGAGCGCGGCCCGCATGGGGTGA
- a CDS encoding DMT family transporter, whose amino-acid sequence MFVLLATFWGGSFVAIEIGLHYFPPLVFAGLRYAVAGAVILGYAAVATDRWRPRERGEYLAVAVVGVFVIAGYHGLLYLGEQRISGAIAAVVVSLSPVLTAGFAAVLLDERLTIPKGVGFALGITGVAIVAGLNPANALSTSVFGVGLVLVGIACFALGAVLTRPLRTDLPVATMEGWAMLGGSGLLFAAGALRGESLAAVRLTPTSLASFAYLTLLSGVVAYLLYFHLLDEIGPTRLNLVGYLEPVVATLASWAVLGELVGPTTFVGFAAIFAGFAVLNRHVVRRAAVSVRRSLARGEQSDASPDADGERGNAWSSPTGPADD is encoded by the coding sequence ATGTTCGTATTACTCGCTACGTTCTGGGGCGGTTCGTTCGTCGCCATCGAAATCGGGCTTCACTACTTCCCGCCGCTGGTGTTCGCCGGACTCCGGTACGCGGTGGCCGGTGCGGTCATCTTGGGCTACGCCGCGGTGGCGACCGACCGCTGGCGACCCCGCGAGCGCGGCGAGTACCTCGCTGTCGCCGTCGTCGGCGTGTTCGTCATCGCGGGCTACCACGGTCTGCTCTACCTCGGCGAACAGCGCATCTCGGGCGCAATCGCGGCGGTCGTGGTCAGTCTCTCGCCGGTCCTGACCGCCGGATTCGCGGCGGTCCTGCTGGACGAGCGCCTGACCATTCCGAAGGGAGTCGGGTTCGCGCTCGGCATCACCGGCGTGGCAATCGTCGCGGGCCTCAACCCCGCGAACGCGCTCTCGACGAGCGTCTTCGGCGTCGGACTCGTCCTCGTCGGCATCGCGTGCTTCGCGCTCGGCGCGGTCCTGACCCGGCCTCTCCGGACCGACCTGCCGGTGGCGACGATGGAGGGGTGGGCGATGCTCGGCGGTTCGGGCCTGCTGTTCGCCGCGGGGGCGCTCCGCGGCGAGTCGCTGGCGGCGGTTCGGCTAACCCCGACCTCGCTGGCGTCGTTTGCCTACCTGACGCTCCTCTCGGGCGTCGTGGCCTACCTGCTCTACTTCCACCTGCTGGACGAAATCGGCCCGACTCGACTCAACCTCGTCGGCTATCTCGAACCCGTCGTGGCGACGCTGGCGAGTTGGGCGGTGCTGGGCGAGTTGGTCGGTCCCACCACGTTCGTCGGCTTCGCCGCCATCTTCGCCGGGTTCGCGGTCCTGAACCGGCACGTCGTCCGGCGGGCGGCGGTTTCGGTGCGGCGTTCGCTCGCGCGCGGCGAGCAGTCGGACGCGTCGCCGGACGCCGACGGCGAACGTGGGAACGCGTGGTCTAGCCCCACGGGACCCGCCGACGACTGA